In the genome of Oxalobacter aliiformigenes, one region contains:
- the rpsD gene encoding 30S ribosomal protein S4 has translation MARYIGPKAKLSRREGTDLFLKSARRSLDSKCKLDVKPGQHGMKSGARTSDYGNQLREKQKVKRMYGILEKQFRRYFAEAERRKGNTGDNLMQLLESRLDNVVYRMGFGSTRAESRQLVSHQALMVNGKVVNIPSYLVKPEDVITIREKAKKQNRIIESLSLAEQIGIADWVSVDSKKMEGVFKRIPDRSEFANDVNESLIIELYSR, from the coding sequence GTGGCACGCTATATCGGACCAAAAGCCAAGCTTTCACGTCGTGAAGGTACCGACCTGTTCCTCAAGAGCGCCAGACGGTCTCTTGATTCCAAATGCAAACTGGATGTAAAGCCTGGCCAGCATGGCATGAAATCGGGCGCCCGTACATCCGACTATGGAAATCAGCTGCGTGAAAAGCAGAAAGTCAAGCGGATGTATGGAATTCTGGAGAAGCAGTTCCGTCGTTACTTTGCAGAAGCAGAACGCAGAAAAGGTAATACCGGTGACAATCTGATGCAGTTGCTTGAATCCCGGCTGGACAATGTTGTTTATCGTATGGGATTCGGCTCGACACGTGCTGAAAGCCGTCAGCTGGTCAGCCATCAGGCTTTGATGGTCAATGGCAAGGTCGTCAACATTCCGTCTTATCTGGTCAAGCCGGAAGACGTCATTACCATTCGTGAAAAAGCCAAAAAACAAAACCGTATCATTGAATCCCTGTCTTTGGCCGAGCAGATCGGCATTGCCGACTGGGTCTCCGTGGATTCAAAGAAAATGGAAGGCGTATTCAAACGTATTCCGGATCGCAGCGAGTTTGCCAACGATGTCAATGAATCGTTGATCATTGAATTGTATTCACGTTAA
- the rpsK gene encoding 30S ribosomal protein S11 gives MAKASNSAAARVRKKVKRNIAEGVAHVHASFNNTIITITDRQGNALTWATSGGAGFKGSRKSTPFAAQVAAEAAGKVAIEYGIKNLEVKIKGPGPGRESAVRALNGLGIRITQIQDITPIPHNGCRPPKRRRI, from the coding sequence ATGGCAAAAGCATCGAATAGTGCAGCAGCTCGCGTGCGCAAGAAGGTGAAAAGAAACATTGCAGAAGGTGTTGCACATGTGCATGCTTCTTTCAACAATACCATCATTACCATAACTGATCGCCAGGGTAATGCATTGACATGGGCGACTTCTGGCGGAGCCGGTTTCAAGGGGTCCCGCAAATCCACTCCTTTTGCTGCACAGGTTGCTGCAGAAGCTGCTGGTAAAGTGGCAATTGAATATGGTATCAAGAATCTGGAAGTCAAGATCAAGGGGCCGGGACCAGGCCGTGAATCTGCTGTTCGCGCTTTGAACGGTTTGGGTATTCGCATTACCCAGATTCAGGACATTACGCCGATTCCACATAACGGCTGTCGTCCTCCCAAACGTCGTCGTATCTAA